Part of the Posidoniimonas polymericola genome, CACTGGTTCTGGGCGTAGGTGATCGCCTTGGCGATTGGGCTGCGAGGCAGCACGAACTCCTGCTCGGCGTCGAGCCACGCCTTGGGGGGAAAACGGGAAAA contains:
- a CDS encoding IS66 family transposase, with the protein product MNLSPFSRFPPKAWLDAEQEFVLPRSPIAKAITYAQNQWTALTTFTTRGYLNIVG